A portion of the Corticium candelabrum chromosome 5, ooCorCand1.1, whole genome shotgun sequence genome contains these proteins:
- the LOC134180555 gene encoding diacylglycerol lipase-alpha-like — protein sequence MPHMVALNRPWSVGSDDSAVPAGCFLVVRLVWLFIFSSVVARLDIQKEFYVREDGSYFCEQVGLLQAYISMEIAIVLFTVGVLLVIFILSFRGSMVETEKRRRIVALWLAAGILTILDVIWALLGSVWTFGYGLKKDCYEHSKHQYIVQLLIGIVVCQWVMLLVVFLALFCIYTRVAKLYKETPTLRRRPSRRASMFRRGHTEHAKIWLRRCQLFSCNCSSDVSDGRSDAFTEISQLLARYFEEYDLVPSDIAVGLILLRRKYQDDKRNFEKGFQRSNSVASLSSIGKSALSCTYSCDNMPVLASFYETGDKNDILSLQYHSRFMAAAYGWSMFRGMNSCLSWPCKAAANVNCGCCGHGQRYEWNFADTTCQCQLSAVTELICDDNVEVVYSIWRDDVFEIPFYVAVDHTKRSIVIALRGSSSFNDALTDLCVNVVAVDVDGVEDGYVHKGMYHAALYVRATLQTDQVLDTWLDRYPGYQVLTIGHSLGAGVAALLALLLRPTYPSVFCFAYSPPGALMSLELAEYSADFVLTCFVGMDIVPRVSFATVEDLKVELVKMIAASRAPKWSVIARACPFACCGLYYCCCCCLCCPGDEVIGGERLVSPITQENITKLKMPFYQLRHQENKNQRKRMYVPGKILHIQHDEDIDGSHRYNAVWASTQDFQKIVISNKMVSDHMVHNVVEAIDQVVYTLTDEVESGETRIDMEGAESFVETNGYDRSILNGSVSRFEAGSLSNASDEGTLRRDQFLIKKEHEGTVRRDQVFIKKKYMPLSAENGTLRRDELFITKQPVLLSADEVTIGQDRLLTKKEYVPSSRDDGTCTLGREQSPVETEFVALSHETSV from the exons ATGCCTCACATGGTGGCTCTGAATCGACCCTGGTCGGTTGGGTCGGATGATAGCGCAGTGCCGGCTGGCTGCTTTCTTGTCGTGCGACTTGTCTG GTTGtttattttctcttctgttgtgGCAAGACTTGATATACAAAAAGAGTTTTATGTGAGAGAGGACGGGTCATATTTCTGTGAACAAGTTGGCCTACTACAGGCGTACATATCCATGGAGATTGCCATCGTTCTGTTCACAGTAGGAGTGCTCTTAGTGATATTTATATTAAGTTTTCGAGGGTCGATGGTTGAGACGGAAAAGAGACGTAGAATTGTGGCACTGTGGTTGGCTGCTGGTATCCTCACTATTCTTGACGTCATTTGGGCTTTGTTGGGCTCGGTGTGGACGTTTGGCTATGGATTGAAAAAGGACTGTTACGAACACAGCAAACATCAGTATATCGTTCAATTGCTGATTGGAATTGTGGTTTGTCAATGGGTAATGTTGCTGGTCGTTTTTCTTGCTTTATTCTGCATTTACACTCGTGTCGCAAAGCTGTACAAAGAGACCCCCACTTTGAGAAGGAGGCCGTCTCGACGTGCTTCGATGTTTCGACGGGGTCACACAGAGCACGCAAAGATATGGCTTCGACGTTGCCAGTTGTTTTCATGCAACTGTAGTTCTGATGTTTCTGACGGCCGATCGGATGCTTTTACTGAAATAAGCCAGCTGCTGGCTCGTTATTTTGAGGAGTACGATTTGGTGCCATCTGACATTGCTGTGGGTCTCATACTGCTGAGACGAAAGTATCAGGACGATAAACGAAACTTTGAGAAAGGCTTCCAACGTTCTAACTCTGTAGCTTCATTATCCAGTATTGGCAAG TCTGCTCTCTCTTGTACATATTCTTGTGACAATATGCCAGTTCTGGCATCATTCTATGAAACG GGAGACAAAAACGATATTCTTTCGCTTCAATACCATTCTCGATTTATGGCTGCAGCATACGGGTGGTCCATGTTTCGTGGTATGAACAGCTGTTTATCATGGCCATGTAAAGCGGCTGCAAATGTCAATTGCGG ctGCTGCGGTCACGGTCAGCGCTACGAATGGAACTTCGCCGACACCACATGTCAGTGCCAGCTATCGGCAGTCACCGAGTTGATTTGTGATGACAACGTGGAGGTCGTCTATTCGATTTGGCGTGACGAT GTGTTTGAAATTCCGTtttatgttgctgttgatcaCACCAAACGATCTATTGTGATTGCTCTTCGTGGGAGTAGTTCGTTCAAT GATGCACTAACTGATCTCTGTGTCAATGTTGTGGCAGTTGATGTGGACGGAGTAGAAGACGGATATGTGCACAAG GGTATGTACCATGCTGCTCTGTATGTCCGAGCAACGTTACAGACTGACCAGGTCTTGGATACATGGTTGGACAGATATCCG GGATATCAAGTGCTCACGATCGGGCATTCGCTCGGTGCGGGTGTAGCGGCACTGCTTGCATTGCTACTTCGACCAACGTATCCTAGTGTCTTCTGCTTTGCTTATTCGCCGCCCGGGGCATTAATGAG TTTAGAGCTGGCTGAGTACAGTGCAGATTTCGTGTTGACGTGTTTTGTTGGTATGGATATCGTGCCTAG AGTAAGCTTCGCTACGGTCGAAGACTTGAAAGTCGAGTTAGTGAAAATGATAGCTGCCAGCAGAGCTCCAAAG TGGTCCGTGATTGCACGTGCTTGTCCGTTCGCTTGTTGTGGGCTCTActactgttgttgctgttgtctttGCTGTCCTGGAGACGAAGTTATAGGTGGAGAGCGATTGGTATCACCAATAACTCAGGAGAACATCACTAAACTCAAGATGCCATTCTATCAGCTACGacatcaagaaaacaaaaaccaaCGAAAACGAATGTACGTCCCTGGCAAAATACTACACATACAACATGATGAGGACATCGA TGGGTCTCATCGATATAACGCCGTGTGGGCTAGTACGCAAGACTTCCAGAAAATTGTCATTTCGAACAAGATGGTCAGCGATCATATGGTACACAACGTTGTTGAAGCAATCGATCAGGTAGTCTATACTCTTACTGACGAAGTCGAATCAGGCGAGACTAGGATTGATATGGAGGGTGCCGAGAGCTTTGTAGAAACAAACGGATACGATAGGAGTATTCTCAATGGATCTGTTTCGCGATTTGAGGCGGGTTCGCTGTCGAATGCGTCAGACGAAGGTACCCTCAGGCGAGACCAGTTTCTTATAAAGAAAGAACATGAAGGAACGGTGAGGCGAGACCAGGTGTTTATAAAGAAAAAATATATGCCATTGTCGGCAGAGAATGGCACGCTCAGACGAGACGAGCTGTTTATAACAAAACAGCCTGTCCTGTTGTCAGCAGATGAAGTTACTATCGGTCAAGATCGGTTGCTTACAAAGAAGGAATATGTTCCATCGAGTAGAGACGATGGTACGTGTACTCTCGGTCGGGAACA